The proteins below come from a single Stomoxys calcitrans chromosome 1, idStoCalc2.1, whole genome shotgun sequence genomic window:
- the LOC131997303 gene encoding uncharacterized protein LOC131997303, translated as MSQKHSQAKCRVCSSQHHLRLCPDFNRMSVAARWEAVKSRGYCFNCLCLSHTREWCRSRNKCEVCNKAHHTKLHTDKIQQQSEENRSKNLSNPVTQCKNSMSKKEQGTRKPVQERLGKKLPTNVFMPTALAKIITTEGPQKARLLISSGQVQTLIAKSLVHRLSLPTTIADDKEFCIVYLLSYHDHTTKLQVRGLVKNHLSITMPPTSSDKKFQSIYGHIIDLADPHFYNPKDVEIIIGSDLVASVLRAGLIQTSKNMPVLQSTIFGWVFSGACTL; from the exons ATGAGCCAAAAACACAG CCAAGCCAAATGTCGAGTATGTTCAAGTCAACATCATCTGAGATTGTGTCCTGATTTTAATCGAATGTCAGTAGCAGCACGATGGGAAGCTGTCAAAAGCCGTGGCTATTGTTTTAATTGCCTTTGCCTATCACATACTCGGGAATGGTGTCGCTCTCGTAATAAATGTGAAGTATGTAACAAAGCGCACCACACTAAGCTTCATACCGACAAAATACAACAACAGTCAGAGGAAAACCGAAGTAAAAATCTGTCCAACCCGGTCACACAATGTAAGAACTCCATGTCGAAAAAGGAACAGGGGACTAGAAAACCAGTCCAAGAAAGACTAGGCAAAAAATTACCTACCAATGTTTTTATGCCAACCGCTTTGGCCAAAATTATTACAACAGAGGGACCCCAAAAGGCAAGATTATTGATAAGCTCCGGTCAAGTACAAACACTCATTGCAAAGTCGCTTGTACATCGTTTaagtcttccaacaactatagcCGACGATAAAGAGTTCTGTATTGTGTATCTTCTGTCATACCACGACCATACGACCAAATTGCAGGTGCGCGGTTTAGTTAAAAACCACCTATCAATTACTATGCCACCAACATCATCCGATAAAAAATTCCAAAGCATATATGGCCACATAATCGACTTAGCCGATCCTCACTTTTATAATCCCAAGGATGTCGAAATAATTATTGGTAGCGACTTGGTGGCCTCCGTTCTACGGGCTGGTCTTATACAGACTTCAAAGAATATGCCAGTATTACAAAGCACCATTTTCGGTTGGGTGTTTTCAGGAGCTTGTACTCTCTAA